One segment of Belonocnema kinseyi isolate 2016_QV_RU_SX_M_011 chromosome 7, B_treatae_v1, whole genome shotgun sequence DNA contains the following:
- the LOC117176672 gene encoding uncharacterized protein LOC117176672, with protein MAKETEIRLKKISQNREANLKKDRKLKNGNINRELAKQNRLTIAERKQDEYRAKIVAKGNLEDIQKEERKALQEVQKEPKMRKQMNESTSELKRKEVQNCCEKHIIDSRRVK; from the exons atggcAAAAGAAACGGAAATcagattaaagaaaatttcacaaaatagggaggcaaatttaaaaaaggatcgtaaattgaaaaatgggAATATAAACAGAGAGCTTGCAAAGCAAAATAGATTGACAATAGCTGAAAGAAAACAGGATGAATACAGGGCAAAGATAGTTGCAAAGGGAAATCTCGAGGATATCCAGAAGGAAGAAAGAAAAGCTCTTCAGGAAGTACAAAAGGAGCCGAAAATGCGTAAACAAATGAACGAATCTAcatctgaattaaaaagaaaag aagttcaaaattgttgtgaaaaacACATTATTGACTCAAGAAGGGTCAAATAG